The genomic stretch TTAGTGTCCACGGGTCTCCGCTGACAGTGAGGTCATGTTTTCTTTGATGTAGGTGAAGCCAGGAAAGGTTGCACCATAATCCTCACACGCACCCAGTGACTGTGGAACAGGAAGGTCTGTAAACCTCGGGTCAATGTTTGAAAGGTCACCAGGGCCAGACTGAAAGATATAATATGCAtgctttatttctattatatAATAAGTGCTTAAAGACAAATCTGGAAAAAAGGAACTCACCAGTGAAGGAATGAAAGGAGGTGGAATTTTCTTTGCCAGAAGCTCATCCCATTGAATAGAGGAGAAAAATGAGTGGGACTGCAGCTCGGTCTAAAACCCCCAAAAAGAGCAAAATTGCATTTAGCCAcataaattaacataaattaatTTGCGACTGTGTGTAAATGTGCATGTTAAGTTACCAGGTCACGCTTGGCTCCTAGCCTCTTGGTCCTGTCCCTGTTTAGTAGTCTCTTCAGGAGATCTCTGGCTGAGCTAGACACTCCAGGTTTTAGCACCAAAGGctgataaataatatttttaagcaTCTCAAGACGATCTGCATTGTAGAATGGTGGCTATCAAAAGAGAGAAACACTGTGAGTCACACTAAATGTATCCtcttttttttttcgatccatACTGTATGGTATTTCATTACATCTATTCaatcttttaaaaacattaaaagtatCTAAACATTATTGGTGGGTTTGCTTACCAGGCCATAGAGCATTTCATGGAGAACAGCCCCCAAACCCCACCAGTCTACCGTCCTGTCATACTCCTTCTGCTGTAGTACTTCAGGTGCCAAGTACTGTGGTGTACCACAAAACGTTCTAGTGGTGCTACGTCCAACCACACCTTCCTTGCAAAGGCCAAAGTCGGTCAAAACCGCATGCCCTGCAGAATCCAGCAAAATGTTTTCTGGTTTCAGGTCCCTGCAAGCGTGAGAAAGATGGACGTGTGTGTTAATGTTGTTACATACAAATGGGCTCGTCTAGATTCAAAAAGCAGAGTTATTTCAGTGTTTGTACCTATAGACAATATTCAAGGAGTGTAAGTATCCTAAAGCACTGGCTACTTCGGCAGCATAAAATCTGGCTCTGGGTTCTCCAAACACCCACTCCCTCTGTAAATGGTAAAAAAGCTGCAAAGAGAAAACAGCAATTCATTAACAGAGCAATTCCATGCAAAGGTCATCCTtatcattaaaggtgcagtgtgtaatttttaaaaggatctctatattatcaggggtgtataaagacctttttataatgacccgttatgtttttattaccttagaatgagacgtttttatctacatacaccgagggtctccttacgtggaagtcaccattatgtgccgccatgtttctacagaagcccttaacggacaaacttttttgttaagttgtctccgtcaattacatgtttgtccggtggcggctaccgtagcttctctatgcgtttcaaaagcgaggggtgagcagtggactgagctgttgattgcaattcacaacctcaccactagaagccgctaaaatttacacactgcacctttaaaaaagttaGACACAAACAAATAGAtctgttttaaaatgttcacTTATAGGTCTATATTTGGCTGTATTTGGTCTATATTTGAACAGTAGTTCTCAAACTCTTCGGCGTGCCCCTAGCACTATCTTGCACCCCCCCAGGGGGAccccccagtttaagaaccactgcagtaaagagtgaaagttggattgcaatgtgggacttttagaaggatctcttaatagaaataaaatataatatacataattatagtatcagtataaagaccttacacaatgaactgtattatttttattaccttagaataaggtgtttttatctacatactccgcgggtccccttacatggaagtcgccattttgtggcGCCATCTTTCTACAATAGCTCTAAACCggcaaaatgttttaaagaacgCATTtcatccctacgttgtctcagacgatacATGGCAGTTACCGTTGGTTCTCTTTGCGTTTCGCAAATGAGGTTCGTTGCCATTCATaatctcaccgctagatgctgctaaaaaccCACATTGgacctttaacttaaaaaattatttcagttgTAAGTTGACATTTTTTCAACGTAATTTTTCTCACTTTAGGTGAAAATTTTTAAGTTGATAAAGCTTTTTTGTTGTTACcagtaaataatatataaaaaaatataagtcaccggccgccactgattaTACATGGGATTAGGCGAGTGTCTagcaaacgcgagtgtctcttttatcataaaccctttagacgcatctgcagcaggcacttattttgacaagatacgtgatgcacataggatcacttgacgtgcagaacacatattttgaaattacgaaccacacacatggcGGGCTACATACATGGCGTGATGAgcttcgcattgtgcgccctcgaaaaagaagtcaccggtcgCCACTGGTTactaattaaagtcattttttaagtaaatacaacTTTCACTTTACAAGTTCACTCTCATTGTGAATTTTATAGATATTTGCTGTGTCGTAACTATAAAATGTGTGTGCCAGAAGCGTCACATCCAATATTGTTTATcctaaaaatacacttttaatacaaaattatattttaaacattgatATTTTTAGATTCAGATCAAATAATTTCATCATGTGGATATCAATATTTACACTAGACCTAAAAGTTAACAGACTTTAAACAAAATCGTATAGACTGCTAAAAATCTGCTATTTCATGTCACATTCATAATGCATGCCTCTTCGGGGTTTTTTTTGGGAGGggcttaaatatatattacataaaaaaacatattttgtttgtcAGTTCCCCAGACTGAGGGTGCTCTGAGAGTATCCATTAACAACTTATATAACATGTTTATTTTCACTGAGACATTTCAGCTGTCATCATGAATTCAAATGTCACATCTATAAAACTGGAGCTGCCCAACACATACACAAAACGAGCCACAAATGATCAATCACTAAccaaagttatttttatttcacttaATTTATATGAGGCTTTCTGATCTAGTTGCTAATTTCAGGAATGAGTCATGCTAATCCTGTCATTACCATCAGATTTACGGTATAATATATTCAGCTTTATAAACAAGCTCAGGTTTCAAGCTGTAAATGCATGCATGTCTGTGTAAACACACCTCTCCTCCACATGCATAGTCCAGCACCAAGTACAGTCTCTCCTTAGTCTGAAAACTGAAGTGTAGCTTCACCAGGAATGGATGATTGAGAGTCTTTAACAACACTCTGTGCTCACACATGACTTGTCTTTCCTATAGAAACAACACTATGAGTATACGAAAACAATCTATCAAATAAATTAGCAAGAGCATAGAGTGCACATGTACATACCTCTTTCCTTGATAAGATAATGTCTTTCTGTAGGACTTTAACTGCATAGTATGTACCATTCTCCCTGTATTTGGCCAAGAACACCTGAGTATAGACATAATCAAACAGAGCTAAAAGATCAAAGAAGTCGTAGAAATACATTATAGCAAATaatgtgagtttttttttttttttaagtttgataCCTTGCCAAAGCTTCCTGTCCCAATGACCTTCAAATAGTCAAAATCAGCCACTGATACCCTAAAGTCACACAgaaataaatattcatgtgtaaTTGTATAACCATGGCTACATGCGCACTAATGTGACATAAGAACCCCACTTACTGAGACTGTGGCTCTTTTCTTGGTAGATCACTGTAACAGATctgtaaagagagagagagagagagagagtcagcaACTTATAACAGTGATATATGAAACTCACCACTCACTCACTATTACGTCTATAGCATGCTTTCGGTCAACTAGTGCAGCAACTCATGCCATGCAGTTGTCATGACCTTATATTTCTGAATGGGTTTGGATGTAGGCCTAGTGCATGCAAGTGAAAACCGGTTTAAGCTCACTTACAGCTGCTGCTCCATCATCCACAGACAGACCGCTCTCAGGTCGCAAGAAATCCATTCTGGAATGAGAAATAAGATTGTGAGAAACAggcac from Misgurnus anguillicaudatus chromosome 10, ASM2758022v2, whole genome shotgun sequence encodes the following:
- the sgk2b gene encoding serine/threonine-protein kinase Sgk2b, producing the protein MVKKAKAQVTYAKMKGIVSYFTALMKDKKLGSSHSIYQQMDFLRPESGLSVDDGAAAICYSDLPRKEPQSQVSVADFDYLKVIGTGSFGKVFLAKYRENGTYYAVKVLQKDIILSRKEERQVMCEHRVLLKTLNHPFLVKLHFSFQTKERLYLVLDYACGGELFYHLQREWVFGEPRARFYAAEVASALGYLHSLNIVYRDLKPENILLDSAGHAVLTDFGLCKEGVVGRSTTRTFCGTPQYLAPEVLQQKEYDRTVDWWGLGAVLHEMLYGLPPFYNADRLEMLKNIIYQPLVLKPGVSSSARDLLKRLLNRDRTKRLGAKRDLTELQSHSFFSSIQWDELLAKKIPPPFIPSLSGPGDLSNIDPRFTDLPVPQSLGACEDYGATFPGFTYIKENMTSLSAETRGH